Proteins encoded by one window of Venturia canescens isolate UGA chromosome 2, ASM1945775v1, whole genome shotgun sequence:
- the LOC122406357 gene encoding uncharacterized protein, translating to MLLPQIADEHDADILILCEPYRRRTTQTHITNETETTAIWVRGATQSRVSNRGVGDDYVWAKVGAVTYVSVYLTPNCTAAEFERKVALLEDGIRDLPGDVVVAGDLNARAIEWGMTETNRRGRLLLEMAARLDLAVVNTGHTPTYRRPGFGDSIPDVTLTSDELKDAETAGRIVDGLFPTHPIRTNATDDADVPAPPVFVAEELTRATKAMKSGKAPGPDGVPAEILRLVARLRPEILLDLYNTCLTTGTFSGRWKEARLVLIPKGRGDPNTPSAYRPLSLLDTTGKLYEQLLRPRLTDAMQAGGGLSDLQFGFRRGRSTIGAIQKVVDSFLELDRHCHAARPIVLLATLDIRNAFNSARWVDILEALKSNFGIPPYLARVVEDYLKNRRITYETIEGQVTRQVTAGVAQGSILGPDFWNGLYDSLLRLEMPLGVILVAYADDVAAVITERSPELAQLKLNQTMRRVGRWMTDHGLQLATEKTELTLLTRRRIQTILPMRVGAHETETKREVKSDEIALRWTGHTQNDEDVCTSSDIGPPPSRSTLIGHSQLPSDYHTFREREFALGALSPASRETNTHLSHALPREIGK from the exons ATGCTCCTACCACAGATAGCAGACGAACACGACGCGGACATCCTGATCCTGTGTGAACCATACAGGAGAAGGACGACTCAGACGCACATTACGAACGAGACAGAGACCACAGCTATCTGGGTAAGGGGTGCCACCCAATCCCGAGTCTCTAACCGCGGTGTCGGGGACGATTACGTCTGGGCTAAAGTCGGCGCTGTCACTTACGTCAGCGTCTACTTGACACCCAACTGCACCGCGGCCGAGTTCGAGAGGAAGGTGGCACTACTAGAAGACGGTATCAGGGACCTGCCTGGGGACGTCGTCGTTGCGGGGGACCTCAACGCGAGGGCGATCGAGTGGGGAATGACGGAAACGAACAGACGTGGACGACTGCTGCTGGAGATGGCCGCAAGGCTGGACCTAGCAGTGGTCAATACGGGACATACGCCAACGTACAGACGACCAGGATTTGGAGACTCCATCCCGGACGTGACGCTGACGTCGGACG aactcaaagacgcCGAAACAGCAGGACGGATTGTTGACGGATTGTTTCCGACGCACCCGATACGGACGAACGCGACGGACGACGCTGACGTGCCGGCGCCCCCCGTCTTTGTCGCTGAGGAGCTCACCAGAGCAACGAAGGCGATGAAGAGTGGTAAGGCGCCGGGACCAGACGGAGTACCGGCTGAGATCCTCCGGCTCGTGGCTCGCCTACGGCCGGAGATACTTCTCGACCTGTACAACACGTGCTTGACGACAGGAACGTTCAGCGGTCGGTGGAAAGAGGCGAGGCTCGTCCTTATCCCGAAAGGTAGGGGCGACCCTAACACGCCCTCGGCCTACCGACCGTTGAGTTTACTTGACACGACAGGTAAACTCTACGAACAACTACTGAGACCGAGACTGACGGACGCCATGCAGGCCGGAGGGGGTCTCTCCGACCTGCAGTTCGGTTTCAGGAGAGGTCGATCGACGATTGGAGCAATCCAAAAGGTGGTTGACTCTTTCCTGGAACTGGACAGACACTGCCACGCAGCCCGACCTATCGTGCTGCTGGCGACACTGGACATCAGGAATGCTTTCAACTCGGCCAGGTGGGTGGATATCTTGGAGGCGCTGAAAAGCAACTTCGGAATCCCACCTTACTTGGCCCGGGTTGTGGAGGATTACCTGAAAAACAGACGTATAACGTACGAGACGATAGAAGGACAGGTAACGAGACAGGTCACCGCTGGGGTTGCCCAGGGGTCGATACTGGGACCTGACTTCTGGAATGGCTTATACGACAGCTTGCTTCGGCTGGAGATGCCGCTCGGAGTGATCCTCGTCGCCTACGCTGATGACGTAGCGGCGGTGATTACAGAGCGCTCTCCGGAACTAGCACAGCTGAAGTTGAACCAGACCATGAGACGAGTTGGACGTTGGATGACAGACCACGGACTGCAACTCGCAACGGAGAAGACGGAACTGACGCTCCTTACGAGAAGACGCATACAGACGATACTGCCCATGAGAGTGGGGGCACACGAGACGGAGACCAAGAGGGAAGTCAA GAGCGACGAGATTGCGTTAAGATGGACGGGACACACACAGAATGACGAGGATGTATGTACAAGTTCGGACATCGGGCCACCGCCATCGCGCTCTACGCTTATCGGCCACTCCCAATTACCTTCGGACTATCATACATTTCGCGAGCGCGAATTCGCTCTCGGCGCTCTTAGCCCCGCCTCCAGAGAGACCAATACCCACCTTTCTCACGCACTCCCTAGAGAGATCggcaaataa
- the LOC122406358 gene encoding proteoglycan 4-like yields the protein MEISSSSEEDGEDSSLSQPVLDLGSDTEEELLRDTDEQQPPPSRSRPSTAAPRSSSPTSSNQRDRSPRSPRRVPPETRYSPSRDPSPGDPRRNRPPSDMPTPPRHAQPPPPRAPSPMAILEELLEALDQQPPLDVDPNPVFDAVRPYAPLLAAGEFVRPGFLDALVGLTRGLTHRTNGFCPIAEGLRHPRSMGSSATIRDFPPTREAASQTHRPITSEAESQTSSLSTNAAGHQTDPPTTRDTGSQTLPVDNLGEALGRLATSQGADTGLLPSDLTRGQFGESTPQHPGPSSRTPAPERSEPRGTRPRASDQPARPNERIGANEAPPRPVTTAAAAPRTTPRATPNQPTDTGSSARYRRCFNCGSTSHRRQECTQPPRQFCYRCGILDVTVRTCPKHGSEYEKEEPWKWNRR from the coding sequence ATGGAAATTTCTTCCTCATCAGAGGAGGACGGTGAGGATTCGTCCCTCTCGCAGCCAGTACTGGATCTAGGGAGCGACACGGAAGAAGAATTGTTACGAGACACCGACGAACAACAGCCACCTCCCTCACGCAGCCGACCGTCTACGGCCGCCCCCCGATCGTCCAGCCCGACATCGAGCAACCAGCGGGATCGTTCACCTCGTTCCCCCCGAAGAGTTCCACCCGAGACTCGGTACTCACCCTCGCGAGACCCGTCTCCTGGGGATCCAAGGCGAAACCGGCCACCATCCGACATGCCAACCCCTCCACGGCACGCTCAACCACCGCCACCGCGCGCGCCCTCACCGATGGCCATACTTgaggaattattggaggcccTGGATCAACAGCCACCGTTGGACGTGGACCCCAATCCCGTGTTCGATGCCGTCCGCCCGTATGCGCCTCTCCTGGCAGCCGGTGAATTCGTGCGCCCCGGCTTTCTAGACGCCCTCGTTGGCCTGACCCGAGGGTTGACGCATCGGACAAACGGTTTCTGCCCGATTGCGGAAGGATTACGACACCCGCGGTCGATGGGCTCATCCGCTACCATCAGGGACTTCCCACCCACCCGAGAAGCAGCCTCCCAGACGCATAGGCCGATCACCAGCGAAGCCGAGAGTCAGACAAGCTCGCTGTCCACCAACGCAGCCGGCCACCAAACGGACCCGCCGACTACCAGGGACACGGGGAGTCAAACGCTACCCGTAGACAACCTCGGAGAAGCCTTGGGACGCCTCGCCACCTCACAGGGGGCCGACACGGGGCTACTGCCCTCGGACCTCACACGCGGTCAGTTCGGTGAGTCGACACCCCAACACCCGGGCCCGTCCTCGAGGACACCCGCGCCGGAGCGATCTGAACCCCGCGGGACTAGACCCCGCGCTTCGGACCAGCCAGCTAGGCCGAACGAGAGGATCGGAGCGAACGAGGCCCCACCGCGCCCCGTTACCACCGCGGCGGCCGCCCCAAGGACGACGCCACGGGCCACGCCGAATCAACCCACCGATACCGGCTCCAGCGCTAGGTACCGCCGGTGCTTCAACTGCGGGAGTACTTCTCACCGGCGGCAGGAATGCACCCAACCCCCGCGACAGTTTTGTTATCGGTGTGGGATACTCGATGTTACGGTTCGGACCTGCCCAAAACACGGTAGCGAGTACGAGAAAGAGGAGCCGTGGAAATGGAATCGCCGATAA